A single region of the Lysinibacillus sp. B2A1 genome encodes:
- a CDS encoding MerR family transcriptional regulator, which translates to MYSIGQFAKKTGLTVRALRFYSEKGLLEPCFISDSGHRYYNDDSIETIQKIVTLKYLDYSLEEIEDLLRNGEQQLIESLMFQKLQLEKKRNQIDCVIASLDQAIEIGKQSEVIDTSIFLTVIFNLLKEDEQKDYWRSILPDELVERLYDFFGMNIIELNQKYIDLANQLKRAYIQPIQDEYLKSLIEQLISLIPQDIVEELVEVLKEYEDIQLNEWLFPTPFTKEEEEWFISQAERLGVYGGVDDE; encoded by the coding sequence ATGTATTCAATAGGTCAATTTGCGAAGAAGACAGGGCTAACGGTACGAGCTTTACGATTTTATAGTGAAAAGGGTTTGCTAGAACCATGTTTTATTTCAGATTCGGGACATCGTTATTACAATGACGATAGTATTGAAACAATTCAAAAAATCGTAACACTTAAATATTTAGATTACTCATTGGAGGAGATTGAAGATCTTTTACGGAATGGGGAACAGCAGCTAATAGAATCATTAATGTTTCAAAAACTACAACTAGAGAAGAAGCGAAACCAAATTGATTGTGTTATTGCGAGCTTGGATCAGGCGATTGAAATAGGGAAACAAAGTGAAGTAATCGATACATCAATTTTTTTAACGGTGATTTTTAACTTATTAAAAGAGGATGAACAAAAGGACTATTGGCGAAGTATATTACCTGATGAGTTGGTAGAGCGCCTATATGACTTTTTCGGAATGAATATTATTGAATTAAATCAAAAATACATAGATTTAGCAAATCAGTTGAAGCGGGCATACATTCAACCGATTCAAGACGAATATTTGAAATCGTTAATCGAGCAGTTAATCTCACTAATTCCACAAGATATAGTAGAGGAGTTAGTAGAAGTATTAAAGGAATATGAGGATATTCAACTAAATGAATGGTTATTTCCTACACCCTTTACAAAGGAAGAGGAAGAGTGGTTTATTTCGCAGGCTGAAAGACTTGGGGTGTATGGAGGGGTGGATGATGAATAA
- a CDS encoding LysR family transcriptional regulator, with the protein MEIRQLNYFLMLCKELHFSEAAFKLGISQPTLSQQIRVLEGEIGAPLFDRIGKKTVKTEAGELLEHYALQVIQGLENAKKAISDLIDLNMGHLRIAILPSDLDYRLTEILIDFRKEFPNTKVQVFPTIESLSKVLGNEVDIGIGLKVEADPHLERIPFYTERYSLFVNENHDLSQRKSIKPEELIDIPLVMYPQGKCGRDLIDKWCDRQGITINSVMETGSATSLFQLVQKDIGATIQPSQLIENFQSLGIRSIPIENAPTRELDIFYRNDKYLSKAAEGFMKRVIERF; encoded by the coding sequence ATGGAGATTAGACAATTAAATTACTTCCTTATGCTATGTAAAGAGTTACATTTTTCTGAAGCTGCTTTTAAATTGGGGATTTCTCAACCGACGTTAAGTCAGCAGATACGTGTTCTAGAAGGGGAAATTGGGGCACCTTTATTTGATCGAATTGGCAAAAAAACAGTGAAAACGGAAGCTGGTGAGTTACTTGAGCACTATGCTCTACAGGTTATTCAGGGTCTAGAAAATGCTAAAAAGGCTATCTCCGATCTGATAGATTTAAACATGGGGCATTTGCGTATCGCAATACTGCCTTCGGATCTTGATTATCGCTTAACCGAAATTTTAATTGATTTTCGCAAGGAATTCCCGAACACGAAAGTGCAAGTGTTTCCGACAATAGAAAGTTTATCAAAAGTGCTAGGCAATGAAGTTGATATTGGCATTGGTTTAAAGGTAGAAGCAGATCCTCATTTAGAGCGTATTCCATTCTATACGGAGAGGTACAGTCTATTTGTGAATGAAAATCATGACTTATCTCAGAGGAAGAGCATTAAACCTGAAGAGTTAATAGATATACCACTTGTCATGTATCCTCAAGGAAAATGTGGTCGTGACTTAATCGATAAATGGTGTGATAGACAAGGAATAACGATTAATAGTGTTATGGAAACAGGCTCGGCTACATCATTATTTCAACTCGTTCAAAAAGATATTGGTGCCACTATTCAACCTAGCCAACTTATCGAAAACTTCCAATCGCTAGGTATTCGATCAATACCAATTGAAAATGCACCAACTAGAGAACTTGATATCTTCTATCGTAACGACAAATATTTGAGTAAAGCAGCTGAAGGTTTCATGAAAAGAGTTATCGAACGATTTTAA
- a CDS encoding nitroreductase has translation MKNRYIELMEKRRSIYALGKNVEQTKEILQDTIMEAIKHSPTAFNSQTSRAVILFNEHHDKLWDLVEEKLRSIVPAENFARTEEKIESFRAGFASILFFEDQDVIQQYQNQFSLYADQFPIWSEQATGIAQHSVWMALAQEKIGASLQHYNPLIDQNVKDEWGIPDHWKLTAQMPFGSIEAVPSDKEFLANEERFKVFR, from the coding sequence ATGAAGAACAGATATATTGAATTGATGGAAAAGAGGCGTTCAATTTACGCCCTAGGAAAAAATGTAGAACAGACTAAAGAAATACTTCAAGACACTATTATGGAGGCAATAAAGCATAGTCCAACTGCTTTTAACTCACAAACTTCACGAGCAGTGATTTTATTTAACGAACATCATGATAAATTATGGGACCTAGTCGAAGAAAAGTTACGCTCAATTGTTCCAGCAGAAAATTTTGCCCGAACAGAAGAAAAAATAGAGTCTTTCCGTGCAGGCTTCGCGTCCATTTTATTTTTTGAAGACCAGGACGTCATTCAACAGTATCAAAATCAATTCTCTCTATACGCAGATCAGTTCCCTATTTGGTCTGAACAAGCAACTGGAATTGCGCAGCATTCTGTATGGATGGCATTAGCTCAAGAAAAAATAGGTGCATCCCTACAACACTACAATCCACTTATCGATCAAAATGTGAAAGATGAATGGGGAATTCCGGATCATTGGAAATTAACTGCACAAATGCCATTTGGAAGTATTGAAGCAGTACCAAGTGACAAAGAATTTTTGGCAAATGAAGAGCGCTTTAAAGTGTTTCGCTAA
- a CDS encoding EamA family transporter, translating to MSKKSKAYFSATMYALIIGFSFMFVKLSLVSSSPLDTLAHRFSIAFIIATAIIVLKRIRLNVTKKDVWRILPLALVYPTLFFTFQTFGLVYASSSEAGIILATVPIFTLILAAIYLKEHTVPLQKVSVLLSVSGVIFIFVMNGADTGSQSIKGIVLMLLSALTGAYNTVLARKLVQHYSFFTITYVMTFFGFTFFNIVAIGNHMITKTMHQFIEPFSSGTFIIAIVYLGALSSLGTSFFSNYALSQIEASKMSVFNNLATLITIIAGVLFLNETIQSYHIFGTIIILLGVLGSNYNTKQKSERAYAIPRQANEE from the coding sequence ATGTCTAAAAAATCAAAAGCTTATTTCTCTGCAACCATGTATGCACTCATCATTGGCTTTTCATTTATGTTCGTAAAACTGAGCCTTGTTTCCTCTTCACCGCTTGATACACTGGCACACCGCTTTTCTATAGCTTTTATCATCGCTACTGCTATTATTGTCTTGAAAAGGATTCGCTTAAATGTGACAAAGAAGGACGTATGGCGGATTCTTCCGTTAGCTTTGGTTTATCCTACTTTGTTTTTCACATTTCAAACGTTCGGCCTAGTCTACGCCTCTTCTTCAGAGGCTGGTATTATTCTAGCTACTGTACCAATTTTCACACTGATTTTAGCAGCAATATATTTGAAAGAACATACAGTACCATTACAAAAGGTGTCAGTGTTATTATCGGTCTCAGGTGTCATTTTCATTTTTGTTATGAATGGAGCAGATACAGGTTCACAAAGTATAAAAGGAATTGTCCTTATGTTACTGTCAGCCCTTACTGGTGCTTACAATACCGTTTTAGCACGTAAACTTGTGCAACATTACTCATTTTTCACGATAACTTACGTGATGACGTTCTTTGGCTTCACCTTTTTTAACATTGTAGCTATTGGTAATCATATGATAACGAAAACGATGCATCAATTCATCGAACCATTTTCAAGCGGAACGTTTATCATCGCTATTGTTTATCTTGGAGCGCTTTCATCTTTAGGAACTTCCTTTTTCTCCAATTATGCACTTTCGCAAATTGAAGCGTCAAAAATGAGTGTCTTTAATAATTTAGCTACATTAATTACGATTATTGCTGGCGTCCTTTTCTTAAACGAAACGATTCAATCCTATCATATTTTCGGTACCATCATTATTCTCCTAGGTGTTTTAGGATCAAACTATAACACTAAGCAAAAAAGTGAAAGAGCCTATGCTATTCCTAGACAAGCAAATGAGGAATAA
- a CDS encoding cAMP-binding protein, with protein MDRIQYLSQFNLLRSLSTEDLIKMDELTSITTFPKHTFIQTPETFTEELYFVKEGKVRLYQLNNEGKQFTLDILSEGNIFGEIGDISLGTRGLFIETIEESDICVMDKERFESYLIRCPRFMMNMIKAMSERLSYMSSLVQNLAIGKLHDKIIHVLVELSERFGVWDEGNDYCRIDMLISHQEIAHLVGASREAVSVALKELSETGIIRTGFRTVAVCRTILASAQNLLKR; from the coding sequence ATGGATCGCATTCAATATTTGTCCCAGTTTAACCTACTGCGTTCACTCTCTACTGAAGATTTGATCAAAATGGACGAATTGACTTCGATCACAACTTTTCCAAAGCATACGTTCATTCAAACACCTGAAACGTTCACTGAAGAGTTGTACTTTGTGAAGGAGGGAAAAGTGCGCCTCTATCAACTAAATAATGAGGGGAAGCAGTTCACTTTGGATATCTTGAGCGAGGGGAACATCTTTGGAGAGATAGGTGATATTTCATTGGGTACACGGGGACTGTTTATTGAAACGATCGAAGAAAGTGACATTTGTGTAATGGACAAAGAGCGTTTCGAGAGCTACCTCATTCGATGCCCACGATTCATGATGAATATGATTAAAGCCATGAGTGAACGGTTATCATACATGAGCAGCCTCGTTCAAAATCTAGCCATTGGAAAATTGCATGATAAAATCATTCATGTTCTGGTGGAACTTTCAGAGCGGTTCGGAGTTTGGGACGAAGGTAACGATTACTGCCGAATCGACATGCTCATTTCCCATCAGGAGATTGCTCACTTGGTAGGAGCTTCAAGAGAAGCCGTATCCGTGGCTCTAAAAGAACTTTCGGAGACTGGTATAATCCGTACTGGATTCCGTACAGTTGCCGTTTGCCGTACCATTCTTGCGTCAGCGCAAAATTTGCTCAAAAGATAG
- a CDS encoding alkyl hydroperoxide reductase yields MKNAPLSPLHLELDNATTQMEQMLTPETVTMFEQSILQLKASGLTTGLKVGTKAPDFSLKDQNGTNVTLFDYTAHGPVILLFYRGVWCPFCNITLRAYQQASGLFEASGARILAISPQSPDYSTTMQTNNSITFPVLSDTGNEVASQYNIVFELSESIRNVYQSLGISLDDYNGDSSWKLPFPTTYVIDRANIIRLAYVEADYKRRLEPSQVLDVLASL; encoded by the coding sequence ATGAAAAATGCACCTCTTTCACCCTTACACCTTGAATTGGATAACGCCACTACACAGATGGAACAGATGCTCACTCCAGAAACGGTGACAATGTTTGAACAATCGATCCTTCAATTGAAAGCATCAGGTCTCACTACTGGCCTGAAGGTTGGAACAAAAGCTCCCGATTTTTCGCTGAAAGATCAGAACGGTACAAACGTTACCTTGTTTGATTATACAGCACACGGCCCTGTTATCCTGTTGTTTTATCGCGGAGTTTGGTGTCCGTTTTGCAATATTACTCTACGCGCTTATCAGCAAGCATCAGGACTATTTGAAGCGTCAGGAGCTCGGATACTTGCGATAAGTCCGCAATCCCCCGACTACTCAACTACTATGCAAACGAATAACAGTATCACCTTTCCAGTTTTAAGCGATACTGGTAACGAAGTTGCATCCCAATACAACATCGTATTTGAGCTTTCCGAATCGATACGCAACGTTTATCAGTCCCTTGGTATTTCGCTTGACGATTATAATGGCGATTCCTCTTGGAAGCTTCCATTTCCAACAACTTATGTCATTGATCGCGCGAACATCATTCGTCTAGCCTATGTCGAAGCTGACTATAAACGGAGGCTGGAGCCTTCGCAAGTATTGGACGTGCTGGCCTCATTATAA
- a CDS encoding ABC transporter substrate-binding protein, with product MKKTMQYILFMLVALTLVACSSTNKESGNEAKDQEKKSEPTTHVVKDAYGDVTIPNEPKNMLVLSSNYAENLIEVGVTPQMVTVVEEIEPEYRFKLFNDNNVKIIPTVQYEDNLEVILEAAPDVIIAQGAAIDAKKYEALSKIAPTVAVEAGVAIDEYVPVLGELFNKEKEAELALKKFKEKIEETKEKLQNAIGDEKILVLRVEQNQYRVLGTEKSSPGSDMLYTQLGLNIPTMLKDNNEWFTPISLEVFPELDADHIFVEQRQMQNYSSEQSMKDLENSPLWQAMDAVKAGNVYPLKTADYVVGEGLIGSPLFLDYLVEKLVP from the coding sequence ATGAAAAAAACGATGCAATATATACTTTTTATGTTAGTTGCTTTAACATTAGTTGCTTGCTCAAGCACTAACAAAGAAAGCGGAAATGAGGCAAAGGATCAAGAAAAAAAAAGCGAGCCTACAACGCATGTTGTAAAAGATGCCTACGGTGATGTCACGATCCCTAATGAACCTAAAAATATGTTAGTCCTTAGTTCTAACTATGCTGAAAATTTAATTGAAGTCGGTGTAACGCCTCAAATGGTGACAGTCGTTGAAGAAATTGAACCTGAATATCGCTTTAAATTATTCAATGACAATAATGTTAAAATAATTCCGACTGTGCAATATGAGGATAATTTAGAAGTTATCCTGGAAGCAGCACCAGATGTCATTATTGCTCAAGGTGCAGCGATTGATGCTAAAAAATACGAGGCTTTAAGTAAAATTGCCCCTACTGTTGCTGTTGAGGCAGGCGTTGCAATAGATGAATATGTTCCTGTGCTTGGTGAACTGTTCAATAAAGAGAAAGAAGCTGAACTTGCTCTCAAGAAGTTTAAAGAGAAAATCGAAGAAACCAAAGAAAAACTACAGAATGCTATAGGTGACGAAAAAATTCTCGTATTACGTGTAGAACAAAATCAATATCGTGTGCTAGGCACTGAAAAGAGTAGCCCTGGAAGTGATATGCTATACACGCAACTTGGATTAAATATTCCAACTATGTTGAAAGATAATAATGAGTGGTTCACGCCTATTTCCTTAGAAGTTTTCCCTGAACTTGACGCAGATCATATTTTTGTCGAACAACGTCAAATGCAAAATTATAGTAGCGAACAATCCATGAAGGATTTAGAGAATAGCCCTTTGTGGCAAGCAATGGATGCTGTGAAAGCAGGCAATGTTTACCCATTAAAAACAGCAGATTACGTTGTAGGTGAAGGTTTAATAGGCTCTCCACTATTCCTTGATTATTTAGTTGAAAAGTTGGTGCCTTAA
- a CDS encoding thioredoxin reductase codes for MEQEIYDVIIIGGGPAGMYAAFYSGMREMKTKIIEVKQELGGFMRTYPEKLVWDVGGVEPARCEDIIHSLIKQAMTFNPTIVFGQEVVDMEKRDDGIFVLTAKTGEKHYTKTIILATGRGITRIQKLTIEGADRYELNNLHYTVTNINRFKDKRVLISGGGDSAVDWAIEMAPIAKEVYVIHRRDDFSAFESSVTRMKSIATTYVPFTVSRLHGNGNKIEHVTLQHVDTNDTTKIEVDEVLVNHGFDRHFGGAIMDWGLASEEWGISVTPKMCTSMPGIFGAGDIVTNEGKIRLIAGAFNDAVLAVNSAKLYIDPTESKMAGVSSHNDRFAEKNEALQQKNKAVTIT; via the coding sequence ATGGAACAAGAGATTTATGATGTAATTATAATCGGTGGTGGGCCAGCAGGCATGTATGCAGCCTTTTACAGTGGCATGCGTGAAATGAAAACAAAAATTATCGAAGTAAAACAGGAATTAGGTGGGTTTATGCGCACCTATCCTGAGAAATTAGTTTGGGATGTCGGTGGCGTTGAGCCAGCTCGTTGTGAAGATATTATTCACTCCTTAATCAAGCAAGCTATGACATTTAATCCAACAATCGTATTTGGTCAAGAAGTTGTTGACATGGAAAAACGCGATGATGGCATTTTCGTCTTAACAGCTAAAACAGGCGAGAAACATTATACAAAAACGATTATTTTAGCTACAGGACGCGGTATTACACGCATTCAGAAATTAACGATTGAAGGCGCTGACCGTTATGAACTAAACAACCTTCACTATACGGTAACGAACATCAATAGGTTTAAAGATAAACGTGTACTCATTTCTGGTGGAGGCGACTCAGCTGTAGATTGGGCTATTGAAATGGCTCCTATCGCCAAAGAAGTATATGTCATTCATAGACGAGATGACTTTAGTGCTTTTGAATCGTCTGTAACACGCATGAAGTCTATCGCAACAACCTATGTTCCTTTTACGGTTTCTCGTTTACATGGTAATGGCAATAAAATCGAACATGTCACATTACAGCATGTTGATACAAATGATACGACAAAAATTGAAGTAGACGAGGTGCTTGTTAATCACGGGTTTGACCGACACTTTGGTGGAGCTATTATGGATTGGGGCTTAGCCTCTGAAGAATGGGGCATTTCCGTTACACCAAAAATGTGCACAAGCATGCCAGGCATCTTTGGTGCAGGCGATATTGTAACGAATGAAGGGAAAATAAGACTGATTGCAGGCGCATTTAACGATGCTGTCCTCGCTGTAAATAGCGCCAAATTATACATTGACCCTACAGAATCAAAAATGGCGGGCGTTTCTTCTCACAATGACCGCTTCGCTGAAAAAAATGAAGCGTTACAACAAAAGAATAAAGCTGTAACTATTACCTAA
- a CDS encoding winged helix-turn-helix domain-containing protein — MIQLTNRQARQFMLLKHGLLDEYKFSGKQGVLDFARQVGCIQYDPIDVCGKNAELVLQSRIKGFTKGMLADLLYEDRSLVDYPDKNLAIIPVEDWPYFERYRQAARQHAERYPEMEALTAQVRAHIQNHGALSSDDLKLDGNFSWQSAIHWSSGNNSSRSVLEQMYSTGELIIHHKKGTRKYYDIAKKYIQPNLLSASEPLEDELEHHKWRVLRRIGSVGLLWNRASDAWLNIWGLKAAHRKEVFHQLLHEARIVAVAVEQTKDILYCLTEDLPLIEAVLQNKEPKLRCELIAPLDNFIWDRKLINELFGFDYTWEIYTPAIKRKFGYYVLPLLYGESFIGRAEIIADRKTGTLVVKNIWYENGVNQTTQLRTALNSCFQKFAIFNGCETISAESMN; from the coding sequence ATGATTCAATTAACAAACCGCCAGGCACGGCAATTTATGTTGTTGAAACACGGACTTTTGGACGAATATAAATTTAGCGGGAAGCAGGGCGTATTGGACTTTGCTCGGCAGGTTGGCTGTATTCAATACGACCCCATCGATGTTTGCGGAAAAAACGCCGAATTGGTGTTACAGTCGCGAATCAAAGGATTTACTAAGGGAATGCTCGCCGATTTGCTGTATGAAGATAGAAGCCTTGTCGATTATCCCGACAAGAACCTGGCCATTATCCCTGTCGAGGACTGGCCGTATTTTGAGCGGTACAGGCAGGCTGCCCGACAACATGCCGAACGCTATCCCGAAATGGAAGCGTTGACAGCGCAAGTACGGGCTCATATCCAAAATCACGGTGCACTAAGTTCGGATGATTTAAAATTGGATGGAAATTTCTCTTGGCAATCGGCCATCCACTGGAGCAGTGGAAACAATTCATCTCGATCAGTGCTGGAACAGATGTATTCGACGGGTGAGTTGATTATCCATCACAAAAAAGGAACGCGTAAATATTACGATATAGCCAAGAAGTACATACAGCCTAATCTGCTGAGTGCATCAGAGCCGCTGGAAGATGAGCTTGAGCATCATAAGTGGCGGGTACTACGTCGAATCGGCTCGGTTGGTCTCTTATGGAATCGTGCGTCAGATGCATGGTTGAATATATGGGGGCTGAAAGCAGCACACCGCAAAGAGGTTTTTCACCAGCTATTACACGAAGCTCGCATTGTTGCTGTTGCCGTGGAGCAAACAAAGGATATACTGTACTGCCTCACGGAGGATTTACCACTTATTGAAGCCGTTCTGCAAAATAAGGAGCCGAAATTGCGTTGCGAGCTTATTGCCCCGCTAGATAATTTCATATGGGACAGAAAACTTATCAACGAATTGTTTGGCTTTGATTACACCTGGGAGATTTACACGCCTGCAATCAAACGAAAATTCGGCTATTATGTGTTACCTCTATTATATGGAGAGAGCTTCATTGGACGAGCCGAGATTATCGCGGACAGAAAAACCGGAACACTTGTTGTTAAAAACATCTGGTACGAGAACGGTGTGAATCAAACAACACAATTGCGAACAGCTTTGAACAGTTGTTTCCAAAAGTTTGCGATATTCAACGGGTGTGAGACAATTTCGGCAGAGTCTATGAACTGA
- a CDS encoding MFS transporter: protein MYKLKNNINQLIIILLALGAFVTGTAEFVVSGILELISFELNVSISIAGQLITIYSLYYAIGALILVILTSKLDRKKVLLYAISIFILGNLVAFFSYNFVFLMLSRVIMAMSGGLYIVVATNYAAQIAVPEKRGSAMATVITGFTVSLVLGVPIGTFLAGHFDWHYIFLIIAFSTVFLLIGLYKLLPYIEGNQPLPFKQQLQIIKDKRVLTGLMTTIFWILGYTMVFAYIAPLLSHTAGFSIEMTSIALFVLGTFAFIGSRFGGYAVDRWGPNRTISLSLCVHIISLFVLAFTQYRAVGVFVTLAFWGVATWTTTPAKQFYLISLKPQSSETVLSFNTALMNVGMMLGSALGGIIIQYTNIENLSWIGGLFVILALIFIRCSFYLNKKIMKHHRL from the coding sequence ATGTACAAATTGAAAAATAATATAAATCAACTAATCATCATACTTTTAGCTTTAGGAGCTTTTGTAACAGGAACAGCAGAGTTTGTTGTTTCTGGAATTTTAGAACTGATTTCTTTTGAATTAAATGTTTCAATTTCAATAGCTGGCCAGTTGATTACGATTTATTCTTTATACTATGCCATTGGAGCTTTGATTTTGGTCATACTAACGTCTAAATTGGACCGTAAAAAAGTGCTTTTATATGCTATCTCTATATTTATTCTAGGAAATCTAGTTGCATTTTTTAGCTATAATTTTGTCTTTCTTATGTTATCCAGAGTCATTATGGCGATGAGTGGAGGGTTATACATTGTTGTTGCCACCAATTATGCTGCGCAAATTGCAGTTCCAGAAAAAAGAGGTAGTGCTATGGCAACAGTCATTACTGGTTTCACTGTTTCATTAGTACTTGGAGTGCCTATCGGCACATTTTTAGCTGGACATTTTGATTGGCACTATATTTTCTTAATCATTGCGTTTAGCACAGTTTTTTTATTGATAGGACTATACAAATTATTACCATATATAGAAGGAAACCAACCGCTGCCATTTAAACAACAGTTGCAAATTATTAAAGATAAACGAGTCCTTACAGGTTTAATGACAACGATCTTTTGGATTTTAGGATATACTATGGTGTTTGCCTACATTGCTCCATTATTAAGTCATACTGCTGGCTTTTCTATTGAAATGACAAGTATCGCTTTATTTGTTTTAGGCACTTTTGCTTTTATTGGTTCACGCTTTGGAGGATATGCGGTAGACAGATGGGGACCTAATCGAACAATATCATTAAGTTTATGTGTTCATATCATCTCTTTATTTGTACTAGCATTTACACAGTATAGGGCAGTGGGTGTATTTGTCACACTAGCTTTTTGGGGAGTAGCAACTTGGACAACGACACCAGCAAAGCAGTTTTATCTGATTTCACTAAAACCACAATCCTCTGAAACAGTACTCAGTTTTAATACCGCCTTAATGAATGTGGGAATGATGCTGGGCTCTGCATTAGGAGGAATCATTATTCAATATACTAATATAGAAAATTTAAGCTGGATTGGTGGATTATTCGTTATACTCGCACTTATTTTTATCAGATGTTCTTTCTACCTAAATAAAAAAATTATGAAGCACCATCGACTTTAA